The nucleotide sequence AGGCTCACCGCTACTGCTATCCGTATCAGCATAAAGTCTCTCAAACAGTTTTGAAAATCattacgatttttttttttaaaaagtgcatcaAACGTGAACCTtcccttgtattttttttttcagcattgagAATAAAAGAAACCTCTGATTTGTCAGTATCTCTAGATTATCACGCCGTGGCGCCGCCGTCGGCCCCGTCGAGGTCGCGTTGGACTGCACGCGGCCCCTGAAGTGAAagcgtttgacacccctggtggAGGATAACAGATTTCCAGCAGAAAGGCACACATCAGTCGAGAATACTACTAAGGCAAAGAAGAAGTCTGTAAGCGGTGAGCGGGGCCCGTACGCTGGCCCCGCCGTGAATGTACAATAAATAAGAATCAATAAAATACAACGGGCTTGAGGATGGGGGACAGAAATACAAGAAAGTGGCTCAGCGCTTCACAAGCCTCGGTACAGTTACGGGGTCATGCATGAACAGTGGTGTGGGGTCGGGGGGGGGCCCCCGGGGGCCCCTAGGTGTGGTAGAGGCGTATCCGCTGGCTCGTGCTGCTGCGGCACAGCGGGCAGTTCTGCAGGGCGTCGCTGCAAACCTGGCAGCAGCACACATGACCGCAGGGCAGGAAGATGACCTGagcctgcagagagagggagagagagagagagagagagagagagagaggcgttATCAGCAGAGCTGCTTCTGTCCGAAAGAGGAACAGACGAAGGTTCAGGCTCTTACCACGGTCTCCATGCAGACCACGCACTCGGAGCTGCCGGGCCCCTCCACGGGGGTGGGGCACGACGGGGTGACGGGGGTGCCGGGGGTCCCGGGGGTCCCGGGGGTGAGCGGCGGACTGGGGTACTGGAAGTTTGAGGCgtgggggggcagcgggggggtggagggcgacggagacggagacggcgaCGGGGCCGTGGGGACGGCCTCCGCCGGCGGCTCCTGGTCCACGTCCTTACAGGCCCCGGCTGCAGGACACAGACAGGAATGGTACAGTCCTCTAGTCTCTCTGAtggcgtgtgtttgtgcgtgtatgtgtgtgtgtgtgtgtgtgtgcgtacctTCGGGCTGATGCTCCCGGGCCCAGTTCAGAAGAGCTTTCTGGATTCCTATTTCAGTAATACCGagctgaaaataaagacaatgtGTGAAGCCAACgcgtcaacacacaccggcacgCCTGCAGAGACCGTCCAGAGAACTCACCTTCTTGAGGTCGGAGGAGGTCATGAGCCGCAGGGCCTCGGTGGTGACGCGGTGGTGGGCCAGGACGGGCAGGTAGTGCTGGGCCGACAGCTTGCACAGCAGGTGGACCAGCTCCTTCTCCACGCCGGCCTCCTGCGGGGCAGAGCACAGCTTCAGAGGACGCTCCCGACTCGCCTGCTTCCCCCGCGGCCCGACCTGCAACCGCACCTGCATCCGCAGCGACAGCGGCTTGGCGTCCAGCAGCCGCTGGTACTGGATCATCCAGTAGTTCTGCTGGTTGGACTCGgacttcagctccagctccacctgggAAATATCAGCGCACGAGCTTTCTGTAAACGCTCTGTCCTCATTCTTCTTGATGAAACGTGTTTGAGGCTCCAGCCGCCGTGCCGCCTCCTCACCAGAACCTGTCGCAGCTCCTGCTCCCGCTGGTCCCTctgcttcagcagctgctgcagcaggtcgcCCAGGGCGGTGCGCTGCTCCACCAGGACCTCCTGCACACAAGCCGCCGCACACCGTTACACACCACTCGAAGATTTACTCTATAAACGTCATcacgcacacacgcaaacacacttCCGAGGAGATGTGGGCGGGGTCAGCGATGAGAGGCCGTCATGTCAGAtgatttaaaatgcaaaacccTCTCAGAAACAAACACGAGCCCCGAAGGAGCGATGGCATGAGACGAGCCAACGGGAATGACTGATCGTCAGTCTGAAAGTAAAGGGATGCGGGGAGGCAAAGGAAGGAGGCGATGACACCCACCTGCAGGTTCTCTGCATCCAGATTGCGTCTTTTAATCTCCAGTTTAGTCAGCTGCATTAACTCGCCCTCtatgagcttgatctgaggacagcggagaagCAGAGGGAGTGAACATGCTGCTGGACATGAAGTCTGAGACGGCGGGGTGAGAGTTTTCTCTGACACGGCTCGGGATCCGCGGATTCAGtgattgaataaaaaaaaaaaaaggaacctgTTAGTGTGAATAAAATGAATTCAATGAATGAGATCATGAGGAGGGGAACAGAAAAATGACAGTGATGTCTGATCATTCTGGATTATTTCATCTCGGGGACTtgctttgcagcagcagcagcagaaaggtttctgcagacacacacgaCGTGTGGCGacacgtccacacacacacacacacacacacacacacacacacacacacacacctggttgCGGATGTAGCCGTGCACGGCGtccttctgcagctgcagggcctgGAAAGCTGCCTTCTgcatctcctcctgcagagaaCCGGCACAGACCACGTCAGGTCAGAGCGCCGCTCGCACGTGGCGCCactccgcccacacacacacacacacacatacacacaccggCACCACCTACCTCCTGTAAGATCTGGGCTATGGCTCGGGATTTGTCCAAAACTTGAAGGGACAACATCCTGTCAAACTTCCTGTCCATGTTTTCCATGCTGGTACAGAAACACAAGTGAttgtttaacacacacacacacgcacgcacgcacgcacacgcacacgcacacacaccaatctGTGTTTATGTGGAGAGAAGCTAGCAGGTAAAGCTATGATCCGAGGATTAAAAACACGCTGGTAGAAAGCAGTTTTACTGAtttgtgcgtgcgcgcgcgcgcgtgtgtgtgtgtgtgtgtacctcctGCAGGCCTCAGACACCAGGCTCCTCCTCCGACAGTCActggcctcctgcagcaggttcatGGCGTAGCCGTCTGACAGCATCTTCTGCATGGCCGCTGAACACAGGGAGAGAGCCGAGGAGGGAAACATAAATGTGTGAGTTCACTGTTTAAAATGACACGAGACAAGCTGGAGACACGGATGTTGTTTTAGACATGCTGATGTGATGGAAAGTGTTACGGACGGACCTGCCACCTCCCTCTTCCTCAGCGAGTTGGCTTCCTCCTGGGTGATGGCGGTCAGATGCTCCATACGGATCCTGAGGAGGAAGTCAGAGAGACGTGAACACAGCAGGAGCGGCACACTCAGAGAGAGAGTCACATTGTTTCTGGACGCCGTCAACtctacagaaacacaaactaGAAGGGCCAAAGCTTCAAAGCACAAGAACCAAGCCTTTAACTTATCAGTGTAACTCAATTTGCTGTTGTaaatttgtttctgttttctttgtgattAACTTCAGGCTCGTTTTCTTTTGGTGAATTGTTCTATAAATAGCCAGAGCGCCTCGTCTTTCTGCGATAGAGCAGCTCGGGATCACATGTTTCTACTCACcggtcctcctccatggcctgcAGGAACTCTGCACTCTTCTTCtgcctgcagagacacacacacagatctgggagtctgcacacactcacactgagaaacacagagacacacacacagacacacacactcttaccgGCTGTTGTCCATCAGCATGTTGCTGATCCGGCTGCTGATGTTGTCCTCGGCCTGTCGGACCTTCTCCAGCACCAGCAGCCTGCCGGCCTCCTGAgctctctgctgctggctgaagccCAGGTCCGCTCGCTCCtgctcctacacacacacacacacacacagaagtgtgagtgagtgagtgagtgagtgagtgagtgagtgagtgagtgagcgagtgagcgagcgagcgcacCTGTCGGACTGAGTTGAGGATGTTCTCCTTGTAGGAGGAGTTCATGAGTAGAAGCTGTGTGtgctccttctgcttctcctccaggtGGCGCTCAAAGGCAagtttctcctgctgcttctgctcctgGAGGACAAACACAGGAGGAGACACGTTCAGGCCCATGTTCCTGACAGCAGCCGGACACGtaataaaaacacggattactgtcTCAAAGCCCTGACACAGCCCTCAAGATGCCTTCAGGAAAACCACTGAACGTGTTTCTGAGTGAGAAATGATACAAACCTTCCTCTTCTCGTAGTCACTGAACTTGTTctgcaacagaaagaaaagactgaatgaGGATTTCTACAACAGAGACACGAAGGGAGCATCGACTACTCTGTATCAGtgttaacgtgtgtgtgtgtgtgtgtgtgtgtgtgtgtgtgtgtgtgctgtaccTGCCAGGCCTGCTCCAAACCATCCAGACAGTCGTTGTCCTGCCGGCCGCAGTCGCTCTCCAGCACCGGCAGCAGGTACTGGGATGGAGGACAGTACTCTTCTCCCAGCTCTGGAAATCCAACCGTCAGGAAGGAATTCAATATTTTTCACATGAATAAACTGTCAGTTAGCGAAGAAATCAGGTTTCAGTCTTTCACGGAGGCTCGGGTGCAAAGTGGGTGAACCTGAACCTCATCATCACATCTTCTCTCAGTCGGTGtcatttctccagcagctcaccagAACATTTACAGTCAACATGTCTGACTCTGCCGTCAGCTCGCGGACAGAACCGTACCGGAGCAGAAGAATCGCTGGATGCTCTCGGTTCCTTCTGTACACACCGACGCCGGCGGGTACGTCATCGTGGAGGCGTCCAGGGTGAAACTCTGttagcagcacaaacacacacagtctgtcatGACCATGCTGAGAAGGAGAGCTGATGATCGCTGAGCTGCAGGTTGGTTTGATCCCGGTAAAGAACACCGAGGATGAGATTTCAGCTTAGGGAGAAGAATCAGAAGAAGTGGACTCAGAGGCAGCTGCTCTCTGTTGACTAAAACAAGCGCTATCTGATAATGCTGTCTAGTAATGTGAAGCTGGAATAAAGGCTTCCATATAGCTGTGTGAAAGCAAATAAATACCAATCATGAGTCCAGAACAAGGTTTAAGAAAATATCTTGATTTCCTGCAGCAGTTAAACTTCAACACGATGCTGTATTAAGAGACATGCGGACCTCTAAGGTGCGGATGTAGGCGAGGGTTTTGGGGAGCTGCAGGATGTTGTTGTCGCTCAGGTCCAAAGTCCGCAGGCTACTCAGAGAACCCATGGAGGAGGGCAGCTCGCTCAGACAGttccctaacacacacacacacacatacacacacacacacacacaaacacacggagTGAGTGAGTGTCCTCTGACTTCTTCACCTCCGAGCCACACCACAGGAAGCTCGGTACCTTTCAGATTGAGAGTCTGCAGCAGCCGCAGGTCCCCgatggactccggcagggcctTCAAACGGTTCTTCTCCACATTGAGGATCTGAGAGACACAAGGACAGGATGAGTAAAAGCCCTTCACGCTGGATCTGTGGGAGACACAGTGGGGTTCAGACGGGCTTCACCTGCAGGGCGCCCAGCTTCCCGATGTCCTCGGGCAGCGAGGTCAGTTTGTTCTCGTGAACGTCCAGAACCTTGAAAGGAAGACACAGCGTCAGGACGTTTGACTGAAAAGATCTGAATCCCACTTTGTTCTGAATGTTAAAACAGCTCTCTGCACGTCAGCTGAAAAACTGAGACGTTTGAATTCCACCTCCCCTCCTGGCTGCATGTGGCAGCTTGAGCTTCACCTTTAAGGTGGACAGAGTGCAGATGTCACATCCCTTGGGCAGCAGAGTCCTCAGCTCGTTGTTATGGAGGATGAGGACCTGAAGCAGACAAACGCAGGACACATCTGAGtgtttcctcctcaaacatcCCAAAAGTGTCAGGAATGCAACGTAAACTATAAAACCTTGTCATACTTAAGTCTATGAACTTTACTATCTTtatattaaacatgttttgcagGTTCGAGCAAATCTGTTTGTATTAAAATCAGCAGAAACCTGTCTCTGGTTCATAAAAGCTTCAGACCTGTGGCACAATCAAAGATCTGCTTCGCTTCACTTATTGAAGTCTCGGGAAGAGTCTGACCAAAGGTTTCAGAGACAACActaaatgctaacctccagagtacTGCAGAGAGCAAAGAGCTTCCAACTTTACAGAAACAACAGTTCAGCTCAGTGTTTATAATATTCTGTCATAAAGTGTTAAATGTTGATGTTTAATGAATTTTTATTACTAATCTTTTTCAAAATTAATCAAGAAAATCCTTATTTTAACTCAGACTTTTGTCTGATTTACACACTTTAAATGTGTTatcatc is from Salarias fasciatus chromosome 7 unlocalized genomic scaffold, fSalaFa1.1 super_scaffold_4, whole genome shotgun sequence and encodes:
- the lrsam1 gene encoding E3 ubiquitin-protein ligase LRSAM1, which codes for MPLFFKKKKPSEDGKKRLEYQLCRSKEAGADDILDISACELSEVPSSAFSICKVLHKKVLILHNNELRTLLPKGCDICTLSTLKVLDVHENKLTSLPEDIGKLGALQILNVEKNRLKALPESIGDLRLLQTLNLKGNCLSELPSSMGSLSSLRTLDLSDNNILQLPKTLAYIRTLESFTLDASTMTYPPASVCTEGTESIQRFFCSELGEEYCPPSQYLLPVLESDCGRQDNDCLDGLEQAWQNKFSDYEKRKEQKQQEKLAFERHLEEKQKEHTQLLLMNSSYKENILNSVRQEQERADLGFSQQQRAQEAGRLLVLEKVRQAEDNISSRISNMLMDNSRQKKSAEFLQAMEEDRIRMEHLTAITQEEANSLRKREVAAAMQKMLSDGYAMNLLQEASDCRRRSLVSEACRSMENMDRKFDRMLSLQVLDKSRAIAQILQEEEMQKAAFQALQLQKDAVHGYIRNQIKLIEGELMQLTKLEIKRRNLDAENLQEVLVEQRTALGDLLQQLLKQRDQREQELRQVLVELELKSESNQQNYWMIQYQRLLDAKPLSLRMQEAGVEKELVHLLCKLSAQHYLPVLAHHRVTTEALRLMTSSDLKKLGITEIGIQKALLNWAREHQPEAGACKDVDQEPPAEAVPTAPSPSPSPSPSTPPLPPHASNFQYPSPPLTPGTPGTPGTPVTPSCPTPVEGPGSSECVVCMETVAQVIFLPCGHVCCCQVCSDALQNCPLCRSSTSQRIRLYHT